CGAGGTGTTGCCGGCCGCCCTGGACCTGGGCATCGGCCTGCTGCCCTCCTCTCCGCTGGGCCGCGGGGTTCTCACCGGCAAGTACCGCAAGGACGCGACGCCTCCGGACTCGCGGGGTGCCTCGGAGCATCTGGCCCCGTTCGTCGCGCCCTACCTCGACGAGGCGGCCGGTCACATCGTGGACGCGGTGGCGACGGCGGCGGACGGGCTCGCGGTGACGCCGCTCCAGGTGGCACTGGCCTGGGTCCGGGACCGGCCCGGCGTGGTCGCGCCGATCGTCGGCGCGCGCAACGCGCGGCAGCTCACGGCGGCGTTGTCAGTGGAGACCCTTAGTCTTCCTGACGAGATCTGCCGGGCGCTGGACGACGTGTCGGCGCCGGTGCACCGCTATCCCGATCACGACTGGAGCACGCTGTGAGCACGGAGCCCGAGTCCGCCTCTGAGGACACCGCGGAAGCCGTGGACGCCGGGCCGGGAGCCCCGGGCGCCACGACCGGGGCGGCCGCGGAGGGCGGGGCAACGGCCGACGGCCGGGCCGAGGGGGCCGCCGGGGAGCCGGAGGCCGCCGGGGAGCCGGTAGCCGCCGGCACGGAAGCCGCCGGGCCGACGGCGACGGGTGACGGGGGCTCGGGCGGCCCGGGCGCCGAGGCGGACGGGGAGACGACCGGCCCGGCAGCCGACGGTCCCGGGGGCGAGGGGGCCGTCGGAGAGCCGGACGGTGCGCGCGCTGACGATGCCGGCGGAGCGGCTCGGATCTCCGAGGCCGAGGCCGAGCTGGCCGCGCAGCGGCTGGAGCGGGAGCGGATCGAGCGGCGCAAGGCCGAACGGCAGGGGACGATCGCCGCCGGGGGCAAGCTCAGCGGCACGGCGGCCGACCTGCTGGCCGCCGTGCGCGCCGTGGAGAGCGGCGAGAAGCCGCAGGCCACGGTCTTCGACGACGCCGCCCCCGCGCCGCGTCGGCCCGCCGAGGAGCCGGTGCGGCGACCGCGGCCGGCCCCGGCCGAGCCCGCCGCCGGGCCTGCGGGGCCGGCACCGGAGGCCGTCGAGGCCGTCCGGCGCGTCCTGGCCGAGGGCGGCGCCCCCGAGGCGCTCGCCCCGCAGACGACCGCGCTCCTCGGTGAGGCGGCGGAGGAGGCGCTGCGCGCGGACCCCTGGCAGTTGCTCAGGGTCGGCGGGGTCCGGCCGGAGCAGGCCGACGGGTTCGCCCGGGCCCTGCTCGGCGCGGAGTGCCGCCCGGACGACGAGCGGCGCGGCCGCGCGGTCACCGTGTGGTTGCTGGAGCAGGCGGCGCTGGCCGGGCACACGGCCCTGGAGCTGCCGCGGCTCACGACGACATTGGCCCAGCGGGGCGTACCCGACCCCGACGCCGCCGTGCAGAGCACGCTCGCCGAGGGTGAGGCGCTCGCCTTCCAGGACGCCCTGGAGCAGACCGGCACCCACCCCCAGCCCACGCCGGGCCGGACGGATCAGGCGGAAGCGGCGGACGGGACCGACAGGACGGACGGGACGGACGAGGGTGAGGATCTCCCGGTCCGGGTCCTGATCGGTCTGGAGCGCTACGCGCTCGCCGAGGAGAGCCTGGCCGACGGCCTGGCCCGGCTGGTCAACTCGACCCCGAAGCAGGACGGTTCCGCGGCCGACTGGGAGCGGGCCGCCGCCGGCGCGCCGGGCTCCGCCGCCGACCTGATCCGAGCCGTCGCGGGCCACGGGCTGGTCCTGCACACCGGCGGGGAGGCCTCCCTGGCCGAACCGGCCGCCCTGCTGCGCGCCGCACACGCCCTGGGCCTGCGTGCCTGGGCAGCAGCGCCCGGGCCGCTCGGCCGGGACCGCTTCGCCGCCCTGTCGGCCGACCGGTCGGCCGAGCCGCGCTCCCAGGCCTCCCTCGCACCGGCCTCCCCCGCACCGGACCCCGCCGCCCCTGAGGGCTCCGTCCCGATCGGTTCCGCCGTGGACGCCCGGACCGTCGTCACCCTGAACGGGCTGCTGACCGGGGCCGAGGGGCCGGGGCGGGACGCGGACGGCGCGCTGGACCTCGACCTGCTCGTCGTGCTCGACGCGCCGCAGCTCGACGTCGAGGCGGGCGCCCTGCTGGCGGAGTCGCTGCCGGACGGAGCCCGGCTGGTGCTGGCGGGTGACCCGGCGGTGCTGGGCTCGGTGGGCCCCGGGCGGGTCTTCGCGGACCTGCTGGCGGCGCAGATCTGCCCCCGCGTCGCCTCGCGGCGCCCGGACCCCGGCCCACTCGGCGAGCTGGTCTCCGGCATCGGGATCGGCGAGCTGGGCCAGGTGGAGGCGCCCGGCAAGGAGGTCGTGATCGTGCCGGTGCGCGACGCCGGCGAGGCGGTCCACCGCACCGTCCAGCTCGTGGCCGACTCGGTGCCCCGCGCGATCGGCGTTCCCGCCGAGGAGACCCAGGTGATCACACCGGGCCACGGCGGCGCGGCGGGCACCCGGGCGCTCAACACGGCACTGAAGCAGCGGCTGAACCCGGGCCCCGGCCGCTTCGGCGGTTTCGACCCCGGCGACCGCGTCGCCTACTCCCCCGTGCCCGGCCGTACGCTGCCGGGCCGGGTGGTGCGGGCG
This region of Streptomyces ambofaciens ATCC 23877 genomic DNA includes:
- a CDS encoding helix-hairpin-helix domain-containing protein, whose amino-acid sequence is MSTEPESASEDTAEAVDAGPGAPGATTGAAAEGGATADGRAEGAAGEPEAAGEPVAAGTEAAGPTATGDGGSGGPGAEADGETTGPAADGPGGEGAVGEPDGARADDAGGAARISEAEAELAAQRLERERIERRKAERQGTIAAGGKLSGTAADLLAAVRAVESGEKPQATVFDDAAPAPRRPAEEPVRRPRPAPAEPAAGPAGPAPEAVEAVRRVLAEGGAPEALAPQTTALLGEAAEEALRADPWQLLRVGGVRPEQADGFARALLGAECRPDDERRGRAVTVWLLEQAALAGHTALELPRLTTTLAQRGVPDPDAAVQSTLAEGEALAFQDALEQTGTHPQPTPGRTDQAEAADGTDRTDGTDEGEDLPVRVLIGLERYALAEESLADGLARLVNSTPKQDGSAADWERAAAGAPGSAADLIRAVAGHGLVLHTGGEASLAEPAALLRAAHALGLRAWAAAPGPLGRDRFAALSADRSAEPRSQASLAPASPAPDPAAPEGSVPIGSAVDARTVVTLNGLLTGAEGPGRDADGALDLDLLVVLDAPQLDVEAGALLAESLPDGARLVLAGDPAVLGSVGPGRVFADLLAAQICPRVASRRPDPGPLGELVSGIGIGELGQVEAPGKEVVIVPVRDAGEAVHRTVQLVADSVPRAIGVPAEETQVITPGHGGAAGTRALNTALKQRLNPGPGRFGGFDPGDRVAYSPVPGRTLPGRVVRADADGLHLSCAGETVVVPKERVEQSVRHGWALTAHQAMGGRWPAVVVVLPGDAAQALSRPWVYTAFGRAARHLSVVHGVEQALPRAVSEVVAKPRTTRLPVLLAPQVPVAD